The proteins below come from a single Drosophila teissieri strain GT53w chromosome 3L, Prin_Dtei_1.1, whole genome shotgun sequence genomic window:
- the LOC122617473 gene encoding 3 beta-hydroxysteroid dehydrogenase/Delta 5-->4-isomerase, with the protein MGNKSGEVLLVTGGSGFLGQHLIKQLLERKEELGIKEIRSLDIVPYKNNIGHEETPLLRTYVADIGGDREALSPIFAGVDGVFHCAASVKIEYPPNYEELERVNVNGTLAVVDMCIQNNVKRLVYTSCTSVCFVPFKGRSTFSAIINSTESKTDTPTLDSSTLWEQDNQFLIPGYASSKLRAENIVLNSNGAPLHNQEEYLATSAIRAPLTYGECDSHFITQIFDFLSSRGWVFPRIAGVGGKQQLVYAGNVAWGHICAYKALKVSDKAVNGLPVFVTDDTGINDVSRFVQKMAVLGERFKVKTSWWYVPHFLFFFLAFLLEVVVRVAYPYTKYRLRYSLRAIASYTSSMLMYNRLRASIHMDYMPLFDPDASAERSAKWYATWWDQRQQAKKLKKSS; encoded by the exons ATGGGCAACAAAAGCGGGGAAGTGCTGCTCGTAACCGGCGGCAGTGGATTTCTGGGTCAGCACCTCATCAAGCAATTGCTGGAGCGGAAGGAGGAGCTGGGCATCAAAGAGATCCGCTCACTGGATATAGTGCCCTACAAGAACAACATCGGTCATGAGGAGACACCCCTACTGCGCACCTATGTGGCCGATATTGGGGGCGATCGGGAGGCACTCAGTCCCATCTTTGCGGGAGTGGACGGGGTCTTCCACTGCGCCGCCTCTGTGAAAATCGAGTATCCGCCCAATTACGAGGAACTGGAGCGCGTGAATGTGAACG GCACCCTGGCCGTGGTGGACATGTGCATCCAGAACAACGTGAAGCGCCTGGTGTACACCAGCTGCACATCCGTTTGCTTTGTGCCTTTCAAGGGCCGTAGTACCTTCTCGGCGATAATTAACTCAACGGAATCCAAGACAGACACTCCCACGCTGGACAGTTCCACTTTGTGGGAGCAGGATAATCAGTTCCTGATACCCGGATACGCTTCCAGCAAGCTTAGGGCAGAGAACATAGTCCTCAACTCGAATGGAGCTCCCCTGCACAACCAGGAGG AATACCTGGCTACCAGCGCCATTCGCGCCCCTTTGACCTATGGCGAGTGTGACTCGCACTTCATCACGCAGATCTTCGACTTCCTTTCCTCTAGGGGATGGGTTTTCCCACGGATTGCGGGCGTGGGTGGAAAGCAGCAGTTGGTCTACGCCGGGAATGTGGCCTGGGGACATATCTGCGCCTATAAGGCGCTCAAGGTGTCCGATAAGGCTGTGAATGGACTTCCCGTCTTTGTCACCGATGACACGGGCATCAATGATGTGTCCCGTTTCGTCCAGAAGATGGCGGTGCTGGGCGAACGGTTCAAGGTGAAGACCAGCTGGTGGTACGTGCCGCACTTCCTGTTCTTCTTCCTGGCCTTCCTgctggaggtggtggtgcgAGTAGCGTATCCCTACACCAAGTACCGCCTGCGGTACTCCCTGCGCGCCATCGCCTCCTACACGTCCTCGATGCTGATGTACAATCGCCTAAGAGCCTCCATCCACATGGACTACATGCCACTCTTCGATCCGGACGCGAGTGCCGAGCGGAGTGCCAAGTGGTATGCCACGTGGTGGGACCAACGACAGCAGGCCAAGAAGCTCAAGAAGTCCAGCTGA